From the Salipiger sp. CCB-MM3 genome, the window AAGGGCCGAAAAGGTCCGGTCAAGACAAGTCCAACACAGGGAGTTAGGACATGACGACGAAGAAACTCAGCCGCCGCGGCCTTCTGAAAGGCGCTGCCGCTGCCGGTGCGGCAACCGCCTTCCCGGCGCCGATGATCTGGGCCCAGAACATCAAGGACGTCACCCTGCGCCAGTTCGGCACCGGCGTGTCGAACCTCAACGAGGTGGCGCAGAAGGTGAAGGAAGACCTCGGCTTCACGCTCGAGATGACCGCGCTCGACTCCGACGCCGTCACCCAGCGCGCCGCCACCCAGCCGGGCAGCTTCGACATCGCCGACATCGAATACTGGATCTGTAAGAAGGTCTGGCCGACCGGCAACCTGCAGGCGATGGATGTCAGCAAGATCAAGAACTACGACAAGATCGTCGGCATCTTCAAAGACGGCAAGCTGACGCCCGAGTCGACCATCGCGCAGGGCACCGCGCCGCACACCGTGGGCTTCACCGACGGTCCCGATGGCACCACCTTCGCCGACCAGCAGACCAACTGGATGACCCTCATCCCGACGATCTACAACGCCGACACGCTGGGCATCCGCCCCGACCTGATCGGCCGTCCGATCGACACCTGGGCCGAGCTGCTGAACCCCGAGTTCAAGGGCAAGGCGTCGATCCTCGACATCTCGTCGATCGGCATCATGGACGCGGCCATGGTCTGCGAAGCGATGGGCGAGATCGCCTATGGCGACAAGGGCAACATGACCCGCGAAGAGATCGACAAGACCATGGCGATCTTCACCGAAGCCAAGCGCGCCGGTCAGTTCCGCGCCTTCTGGAAGACCTTCGACGAGAGCGTCAACCTGATGGCCTCGGGCGAGGTGGTGATCCAGTCCATGTGGTCGCCCGCCATCACCGCGGTGAAATCGCGCGGCATCGACTGCGTCTACCAGCCGCTGAAGGAAGGCTACCGTTCGTGGGGCGGCGGCATCGGCCTGTCGAAGAACCTCTCGGGCCTCGAGCTGGATGCGGCCTATGAGTACATCAACTGGTACCTCGACGGCTGGGTCGGCGGCTTCCTGATGCGTCAGGGCTATTACTCGGCGGTTCCGGAAACCTCCAAGAACTTCATGTCCGAAAACGAGTGGGGCTATTGGTTCGAGGGCAAGGAAGCCACCGACACCATCACCAACCCGTTCGGCGACGCCATGGCGCAGGCCGGTGAAGTCCGCGACGGCGGCTCGTTCGAAGAGCGCATGGGCTCGGTGGCCTGCTGGAACGCCGTCATGGACGAGAACCAGTACATGGTCCGCAAGTGGAACGAGTTCATCGCAGCCTGATCCTCTCGGGTCTGACCTTATCACCTTGGTCCTGACCGAGATCGCCGCGCCCCGGATGTGCCCGGGGCGCGGCACCCTGATGCGGTGCGCCGCACCACACAAAGACCGGAGGCCGCATGCGCGCTGGCGAAAACAACCGACATCTGACCGGCTGGCTGCTGGCCTCGCCCCTGACCCTCGTGCTGATCTTCTTCCTCGTGCTGCCCATCGCGATGATCGTCGTGGTGAGCTTCTGGAAAGCGACGGAGTTTTCGATCATCCCGGCGTTCAGCTGGGAAAACTACGATTTCCTTTTTGGCTCGCCGGTGACCTACCGGGTGTTCGGCAACACGATCAAATACGCGCTGATTGTCTGGGCCTGCACCTTGTTGATCGGCTTCACGGTGGCCTATTTCCTCGCCTTTCATGTGCGCACGCAGACGTGGCAGATCGCGCTCTTTTTGCTCTGCACCATCCCGTTCTGGACCTCGAACATCATTCGGATGATCTCGTGGATCCCCTTTCTGGGACGCAACGGGCTGGCCAACTCGGCGCTGATCTCGGCGGGCATCACCGACGAGCCGCTGGAATGGCTGCTCTATTCGGACTTCTCGGTGATCCTCGCCTTTGTGCACCTCTATACGTTGTTCATGGTGGTGCCGATCTTCAACACCATGATGCGCATCGACAAATCGCTGATCGAAGCGGCCTATGACGGCGGCGCCTCGGGCTTCCAGACGCTAACCAACGTGATCATCCCGCTGTGCAAGCCGGGCATCATGATCGGCACGATCTTCGTTGTCACATTGGTGATGGGCGACTTCGTTACGGTGCGCTTCATGTCAGGCTCGCAATCGGCCAACGTCGGCCGCCTCATCCAGAACGACATCGCGCTGCTGCAATATCCCTCGGCCTCGGCCACGGCGGTGGTGCTGCTGATCACCGTGCTGATGGTCATCGGCATCCTTCTGCGCTTCGTCGACATCCGCAAGGAGCTCTGATCCATGGAATCCCGTCCCCGCTCCTTCTACGTGCTCGGCGCCTTCTTCGTGCTGTTCCTGCTGTTCCTCTACGGGCCGACCTTCACCATCGCGATCCTGAGCTTTCAGGGGCCGCAAGGCGGCCTCACCTTCCCGATGCGCGGCGTCTCGCTGCACTGGTTCTTCGATCTCTTCGAGCAGCAAGCGGTGGGCGACATCTGGGGCAGTTTCCGCCGCAGCTTCGCGCTTGGCCTGCTGGTGATGGTCACGACGGTGGTGGTCTCGGTGGCTGGCGGGCTGGCGTTCCGCAAGCGTTTTGCGGGCAACGCGGTGCTGTTCTATCTGGTGATCACCTCGCTGGTGATCCCGTCGATCCTCGTGTCGCTGGGCGTCGGGTTGATCTTCAGCCAGCTTGGCCTGCCGATCCACTGGGCCAGCTCGGGCTTCGGCTCGCAGCTGACATGGACGTTGCCCTTCGGCCTGCTGATCATGTTCGCCGTGTTCAACCGCTTCGACAAATCCTTCGAAGAGGCGGCCCGCGATCAGGGCGCGACCAACTGGCAGACCCTGCAGCATGTGGTGCTTCCGATCATCGCCCCCTCGCTGATCGGCGTCGCGCTGTTTGGCTTTACCCTCAGCTATGATGAGTTCGCGCGGACGCTGCTGACCGCGGGCAGCTACAACACGCTGCCGCTCGAGATTTACGGCATGACCACCAATGTCACCACGCCGGTGATCTTTGCCTTGGGCACGCTGACCACCGCCTTTTCGCTGGTGATCATCGGGGTGTTCCTGCTGACCGTCTGGTCGATGAACAAGCGCCGCGCCAAGCAGGGGTCCGACGCCGGCAAGGGAATGGTCTGATGGCCTATGTGATCATCAACCCCAACAGCACCGCCGCGATGACCGAAGGCATGCTGGAGGTCGCCCGCGCCGCCGTGCCGGGGGTGACGCTGGAGGGTTGGACCAATGCAGGCGGCCCGCCCGCCATTCAGGGGCATGAGGACGGTCTGAAAGCCGCGCCGTCGCTGCTGGAGCTGGTCGACAAGGCCAATGCCGAGGGGTTCGAGGGCATCATCATCGCCTGTTTCGACGACACCGCGCTGGAGGACGCGCAGGCGCGCTCGAAGGTGCCGGTGATCGGGATCGGTCAGGCGGCCTACCATATCGCCGCGCTGCGCGGCTGGAGCTTTTCCGTGGTCACCACGCTGCCGATCTCGGTGCCGATCATCGAAGGCAACATAATCGGCTACGGGTTCGAGCATCTCATGGGCAAGGTCCGCGCCTCCGACGTCCCGGTGCTGGCGCTCGAAGAAGATCCGGACAGGGCCACCGAGGCGGTGGCGGTGGAGACCGCCCGCGCGATGGCCGGGGATGGCGTGGATTGCGTGATCCTCGGCTGCGCGGGCATGGCCAAGCTGACGGCGCATCTGCGGGGTCGCTTCGACAAGCCGATCCTCGACGGGGTGGAATGCGCGGCGCGGCTGATCACGGCGCTCTGACAGCCCCAGAAATGTCGACGTTCCGGAAGTGGGCTCATTCGCCCGGCTACCGTCGCAAGGCAGGGCTCAAGCGAGGGCTGTCGCCGTCGCTTCCAGTGCCACCCCGGGTTTCGCCATCTTCGGCCAGCTCGCGATGATCGCCGCGCAGCCCTTCACCTTGTGCTGCACGAGCAGCGCCGGAAGGTCCACGAGTCGCCCGGTGATCATCCGCTCGCCGGGTTTGGACACTTCGACCGCGATGGTCAGCGGCGCATCCTCGGGCATCCCGGTCTCGAGCAGCGAGGTGGTGATCCGCGCCGACTGGCCGACCGCCATGTAAAGCGCCAGCGTGACGCCGGGCTTGGCGTGACGCGCGCAGTCGGGCATGGGGTCGCCCTCGCGCGCATGGCCGGTGGCCAGCACCAGCGCGTCGGTCTCGCCGCGCGTCGTCAGCGGCATGCCCGCATGGGCGGCGGCGGCCATGGCGGCGGTGACGCCGGGCACGATCTCGACCTCGATGCCATGCATCCTCGCCGCTTCCAGTTCTTCAGCGGCGCGCCCGAAGATGCCCGGATCGCCGGATTTCAGCCGCACCACCTTTTGCCCGCGCAGGGCGGCGGCGACGATCACCGCGTTGATCTGCTCCTGCGGCCATGAATGCGCGCCGACCTCCTTGCCGACAAAGACCAGTTCCGTCCTCGGTCCGGCCATGGCGAGCACCTCGGGATCGACCAGCCGGTCATAAAAGATCACATCCGCAGTGCGCAGCCGCGCGGCGGCGCGCAGGGTCAGCAGGTCCGCCGCACCCGGCCCGGCACCGACCAGCGCGATGGAACCCTTGGCCGGCATCTCGTGCGGCGCGGCGATGGGAAAGCTCGGAAGAACGCTCATCTCGGGATCCTCATTCTGCGGCTTCAGGAGAGACTTCGGGCGCGGGGGATTTGGCGCGGGCCAGAAGCGCGGCTAATTCGGGGCGGCAGGATCCGCAGTTGGTGCCGGCCTGCAGCGCCGCGCCGATGGCGTCGACGTTCATCAGGCCCTGCGTTTCGATGGCGCTGAGGATGGTGTTCACCCCGACGTTGAAACAGGCGCAGACCACCGGGCCCGGATCGGGCTGATCCGCGGGCGCGCGGCCGGTGAGCACATGCGGCGCCTCTTCTCCAGGCAGCGACGCCACATGGCTGCGCATCACCACCACCGGCTCGGGCGAGACGAAGAGCGCGGCCAGCAGCCGGCCCTCGGAATGGAAGGCGATGCGGACGCTGCCGCGGCGCGGATCGTGAACCACCTGCGCCTCGGCACTGGGCAGATCGAACATGCGGCGCGCCTCGGCTTCCCAATCGGCGGGGGCGGTGCTGCCCGCCATTTCCACCTGCCAGCCGCTGTGGGTGCGCGCGAGCGCCCAGTAATCGCTATCGGGCGCCATCTCGGTGCAGGAGACGGCAAAGCCGTACCAGCCCGCCTCGAAGGGGGCGAGCGCGACCACAGCGCCCTTGCTCTCGGGCTGGCCCGAGACAGGGTCGGTGACGGGGGGCACCAGCGCATCCACCCGTGCTGCGGGCGCGGTCTCGCCGGTCCAATGCATGGGGGCGAAAACTTCGCCCTTCTGCACCTTGTCGGTGACCAAGGCCCGCAGCACTGCGGTTCCGTGAGTGGAGGTGACACGAACGAGGCTTGCGGGCGAAATGGCCAGATCTGCCGCGTCCGAGGGGTGGATTTCGAGGAAGGGCTCGGCCAGATGCGCAGACAGGCGCGGCGAGCGGCCGGTGCGGGTCATCGTGTGCCACTGGTCGCGAATGCGCCCGGTGTTGAAGCGGAAGGGGAAGCGCGGCGCGGTCTTATTGGCGAAGTCCTTCCACTTCACCGGCACCATGCGGGCGCGGCCACTTTCGGTGTAGAAAGCGCCGCTTCCGAAGAACCGCCCGCCCTTGCGCGCCCCGGCGAAAGGCCAGCGGAATGGCGCCAGCGCGTGATACTCGCCATCGGTGAGACCGGCGTGGCCGGAGATGTCAAAATCCTTGCCAAAGCCGCCCGCGATCCCCGAAAGCGCGGCGTATTCGCGAAAGATCTCGGCGGGGGAGGCGTAGTCGAACCCCTGCGGCCAGCCCATGCGCTTTCCCACTTCCGAGAGGATTTCCCAGTCAGGCTTGGCCTCACCGGGCGCGGGCAGGGCCGCGCGCTGGCGCGAGATGGTGCGGTCGGAATTGGTGACGGTGCCTTCCTTCTCGCCCCATGCGGCGGCGGGCAGCAGCACATGCGCAAGCCGCGCAGTGTCAGTGGCGGCGGTGATGTCGCTGACCACCACGAAGGGGCAGTCCTTGATGGCATCGCGCACGCGGTCGGCGTCGGGCATGGTCACGGCGGGGTTGGTGTGGATCACCCAGAGCGCCTTGATCTTGCCCTCGCTCACGGCCTGGAAGAGGTCCACCGCCTTCAGACCGGGCTTGTCGGGGATCGTTGGAGAGGACCAGAACTCGCGCACTGCCGAGCGGTGGGAAACATTCTCAATATCGAGATGGCAGGCCAGCATATTGGCCAGACCGCCCACCTCGCGCCCGCCCATGGCGTTGGGCTGCCCGGTGACCGAAAGCGGCCCCATGCCCGGCTTGCCGATACGGCCGGTGGCCAGGTGGCAGTTGAGGATCGAATTGACCTTGTCGGTGCCCGAGGAGGATTGGTTCACGCCCTGGCTGAAGACGGTGACGACTTTTTCGGTCCGCACAAACAGATCGTAGAACTCGCGCAGCGTCGCGGCGTCGAGGCCGGTGCGCGCGGGATCATCGTCCGAGGCGCTCTCGAGCGTGGCATCGAAGCCCTCGACATGCGCCATGAAGGCCTCATCCGCCGCCCCTTGCACGGCGATCTCGGTCAGCAGCCCGTTGAACAGCGCCACATCGGTGCCGGCCTTCAGCGGCAGGTGCAGATCGGCGATGTCGCAGGTGGCAGTGCGGCGCGGATCGACAACCACGACCTTCAGGGTCGGGCGGGCCTTCTTGGCGGCAACGACGCGCTGATACAGAACCGGGTGGCACCATGCGAGGTTGCTGCCCACCAGAACCACCAGATCGGCCTCTTCGAGATCCTCATAGGTGCCGGGCACGGTGTCGGTGCCGAAGGCGCGCTTGTGCCCCGCCACGGTCGAGGCCATGCAGAGCCGCGAGTTGGTGTCGATATTGGCCGAGCCGATGTAGCCTTTCATCAGCTTATTGGCGACATAGTAATCCTCGGTCAGCAGCTGCCCCGAGACGTAGAAGGCCACGCTGTCCGGCCCGTGCTCGGCAATGGTTTCGCGAAAACGCAGGGCAACGAGATCGAGCGCGGCGTCCCAACCCGTCTCGATCCCGTTGACACGAGGCGAGAGCAATCTCCCCTCGAGGCCCAGCGTCTCGCCCAGCTGCGAGCCCTTGGAGCAGAGGCGCCCCTTGTTTGCAGGGTGCGCGGGGTCGCCGCGCACATCGAGCCCGCCCGCCCCGTCAGGGCGCAGCAACACGCCGCAGCCAACGCCGCAATAGGCGCAGGTCGAGCGAAGCTCAGGCAGGCCCGTTCCGTCCATCACGCGGCACTCCTCTTTCCGACGGCGACGCCATCGAGCAGGATGCGCTCGCCTTCGAGGCGCACCGGATAGGTGGCGATGCGGCCCTCGTCGGCGCCCTGCGCCTCGCCGGTGTTCAGATCGAACACCCAGTTGTGCAGCGGGCAGGTGACCTTCTGGCCGTGCACGATGCCCTCGGACAGCGGCCCGGCCTTATGCGGGCAGCTGTTGGAGGCAGCAAAGACCTCGGCCTCGGCGGTGCGGAAGATCGCCACGCAGCCCACGGGAGTTTTCACCAGCCGCGCCCCGCGCAGGGGAACGTCGTCGATATGTCCGATGTCGATCCAGCTCATTCCGCAGCCTCCAGTGTGAGATCGGCGAGCGGGTGGAAGCGGCGTGCCACCTCCGGCTTGGCCCGCTCGGCCCATGGGTCCTTTTGGTAAACCGACTGGGAGAGGTCGAAGCGCTCGACCAGCGCCTGCCGCTCGGCGGCGTCAGCGAGGGTCTCTTTCACCCAGTCGAGCCCGACCTTGGCGACCCATTTGTAGGGCCGGTCGAGGTATTTGGCGTGCTCGCGGTAGAGCTGCACGAAGGCGACGGTCCATTCGATCGCCTCTTCCTCGGTGGGCACGTCGACCAGACGCTCGGTCTCTTTCACGTCCATGCCCGCGGCCCCGGCAACGCCGATCTGGAAGCCGCTGTCGACACACACGATGCCCACATCCTTGCAGGTGGCCTCGGCGCAGTTGCGCGGGCAGCCCGAGACGCCGAGCTTGACCTTATGCGGCGTCCACGATCCCCAGAGCCGCCGCTCGAGCGCGATGCCGAGCCCGGTGCTGTCCTGCGTGCCGAAGCGGCACCACTCGCTGCCCACGCAGGTTTTCACCGTGCGCAGACCTTTGGTGTAGGCGTGTCCCGAGACCATGCCGGCCTCGTTCAGATCATGCCAGATGGCGGGCAGGTCTTCCTTTTTCACGCCCAGAAGGTCGATGCGCTGGCCGCCTGTGACTTTCACGGTGGCGCCGTATTTCTCGGCCGCCTGCGCGATCGCCATCAGTTCCTGCGGCGTGGTCATGCCGCCCCACATGCGGGGCATCACCGAATAGGTGCCGTCCTTCTGGATGTTGGCGTGGTTGCGCTCGTTGACGAAGCGGCTTTGCGGGTCGTCCACATAGTCGAGCGGCCAGTCGGCGAGCAGGTAGAAGTTCACCGCCGGGCGGCAGACATGGCAGCCGTTGCGGGTGGTCCAGCCCAGTTCCTGCCAGACCGCTTCCTGGCTTTTCAGCTCCTGCGATTTGATCAGGCGGCGCACATCCTCATGGCTGAGGTCGGTACAGCCGCAGACCGATTGCGCGGCGGGGATGACGAAGTCATCGCCCAGCGTCACGGCAAGGATCTGCTCGACCAGCCCGGTGCAGGTGCCGCAGGAGGCGCTGGCCTTGGTCTTGGCCCGCACCGCGCCGAGGTCTCCGGCACCGGCGGTGATTGCGTCTTCGATCTGTCCCTTGCAGACGCCGTTACAGCCGCAGATCTCCGCGTCACGCGGTAAGGCTGCAACGGCCGCCATAGGGTCCGCAGCGGCCCCCCCTTGGTAGGCCGGTCCGAAGATCAGGGTCTCGCGCATCTCCTCGACGCACTCACCGTCCTTGATGAGGCCGTGGAACCACGCGCCGTCGGCGGTGTCGCCATACATGACGGCGCCGATCAGGCGGTTCCCTTCGAGGATCAGGCGCTTGTAGACACCGCGCGCCGGGTCTCGGAAGACGATGTCCTCGCGGCCCTCGCCCTCGGCAAAATCGCCCGCCGAGAAGAGATCGCAGCCGGTGACCTTGAGCTTGGTGGCGACCTCCTTCTGCACGAAGCGGGCCTCCTCGCCGAGCAGGGTCTTGGCCAGCACCTTGGCCTGATCGTAGAGCGGCGCGACGAGGCCGAAGATCGCTCCGGCGTGCTCGACGCATTCGCCAAGCGCCAGAACATCGGGGTTCGAGGTGACCATGTGATCGTCGACGACGATCCCGCGGTTCACCTCGAGACCCGCTTCCTTGCCGAGCGCGGTGCTGGGCCGGATGCCCACCGCCATGACCAGCAGATCGCAGGGCAGTTCGGTGCCGTCGTCGAGTTGCAGGGCGCGGACATGGCCGTTGTCATCGGCGAGGATCTGTTTGGAGTTGGCTTTGCAGTGGATGCGAATGCCCTTGTCGACCAGCGACTTGCGCAGCAGATAGCCCGCTGCCTCGTCAAGCTGACGCTCCATCAGGTGGCCCATGATGTGCACCACGTCGACCTCGGTGCCGCGTGCAGCCATGCCGGCGGCGGCTTCCAGCCCCAGAAGACCGCCGCCGATGACCACCGCGCGCTTGCCTGCGCCGAGGGCCATCATCGCCTCCGTGTCCTCGAGATCGCGGTAGGGGATCACCCCTTCCAGATCGTGACCCGGAAGCGGGATGATGAACGGGTTCGAGCCGGTGGCGATGACCAGCTTGTCGTAGGGCAGGGCCCCCTTTTCGCCGGTCACGACCTTCTTCTCGGTGTCGATCGCCACGACCTTCTCGCCGAAGCGGCAGGTCACGCGGCGCTCTTCGTACCAAGCGGCGTCATGGGTGACGATCTCTTCGTAGGTCTTCTCGCCCGACAGCACCGGCGACAGCATCAGGCGGTTGTAGTTGCCGCGCGGCTCGGCGTTGAAGAGGGTGATGTCATAGGCTTCGGGGCTGGCGTCGATCAGATGCTCGAGCATGCGGCCAGAGGCCATGCCGGCACCGATCACGATGAGTTTCTTCGCCATCTCGGTCACTCCGCTGCAAGCGCCGCGGGGGCGGCTTTGGGTTTGGGCTTGGCGCCGTGCTCGTATTCTTCGAGGAAATCGAGCACCTCTTGGCGGTAGGCGTAATAATCGGGATGCTCGAGCAGCGCCTTGCGGGTGCGCGGGCGGGGCAGGTTCACATCGGTGATCTTGCCGATGGTGGCCTGCGGGCCGTTGGTCATCATCACCACGCGGTCGGCCAGAAGGATCGCCTCGTCGACGTCATGGGTGACGCAGATCGCGGTGACCTTGGTGCGGGACCAGACCTCCATCAGCACCTCCTGAAGCTCCCAGCGGGTGAGGCTGTCGAGCATGCCGAAGGGCTCATCGAGCAGCAGCAGCTTGGGCGAGAGGGCGAAGGCGCGGGCGATGCCGACGCGCTGCTTCATGCCGTTGGACATATCGGCGGCGCCGCGGTCCATGGCATCGGCAAGGCCGACCCGCTCGAGGTAATATTCCACCACGTCCTGACGCTCGGCCTGCGACGCCTTGGGGTAGACCTTGTCGACCCCGATGGCGCAGTTCTCGCGGGCGGTGAGCCACGGGAAGAGGTTCGGCGACTGGAACACCACGGCGCGCTCGGGATCGGCGCCTTCCACATGGCGGCCATCAAGCTTGATCGCGCCCTTGGAGATGCCGTTCAGCCCTGCCGCCATGGTCAGCACCGTGGACTTGCCGCAGCCCGAGTGGCCGATCAGCGAGATGAACTCGCCGCGGTTGATCTTGAGGTTGAAGTCCTCGACCACCGTGAGCGGACCCTTCGGCGTGGGGTAGATTTTGTGGAGCTGCGAGAAGTCGAGGAAGCGCTCTTCGATCAGCCCTTCCTGCGCCTGCTGCACGGCGGCGGGCACGGCGTGGATCGGGGTGACATTGGGCAGGATGCGCGAGCCTTCGACCTTGCCCTTGATGCCGACGTCCATGAGGTAGCCGGTGACCTCGGCGCGCAGCTTCTTGAACCCCTCGTGGTGGTTCATCTCGCTGCGTTCGCGCGGGCGGGGAATGTCGACGCGGAACTCTGCGCCGAGCGTGCCATCGGGGTTCAGCGCTATGATCCGGTCGGCGAGGGTGATCGCCTCGTCGACGTCATTGGTGATCAGCACGCAGGTTTTTTTGTCCTGCTCCCAGATCGCCTCGATCTCGTCGGCGAGGTTGGCGCGGGTCAGCGCGTCGAGCGCCGACAGCGGCTCGTCGAGCAGCAGCACCTCGGGCGACATGGCGAGCGCACGGGCGACGTTGACCCGCTGGCGCATGCCTCCCGACAGTTCCGCCGGGCGGCGGTGGATGGCGTGGCTCAGGCCGACCATCTTGATGTAGTGGCGGGTCTTGCGGGTCTTCTCGTTCTTGGTCATCTCGGGGAAGACCGCGTCGAGCGCGAGGCGCACGTTGCCCTCGACCGTCAGCCACGGCATCAGCGAGTAGTTCTGGAAGATCACGCCGCGCTCGGGGCCGGGGCCCTCGATGTCGAACCCTTTGAAGGTGACGCGGCCCTTTGTGGGCTTTTCGAGCCCGGCCATCAGGTTGATCAGCGTGGTCTTGCCGGTGCCGGAGAAGCCGAGGATCACGAGGAACTCGCCTTCTTCCACCGAGAGGTTGATGTCCTTCAGCACATGGGTCGCTTGCGTGCCCTCGCCGAAGCTTTTCGAGACGTTCTGGAACTCTAGGATGCTCATCGCACTTCCTTTCGCGCTTTGGCTTCGCTTGCTTGAGCGCCGCTCAGCGGTTGTTCGAGAAGGTGAAGAGGGACTGCAGGGCATACATCACGCGGTCCAGCAGGAAGCCGATGATGCCGATGGTGAAGACCGCGACCATGATCTTGGCCAGCGAGGAGGACGAGCCGTTCTGGAACTCATCCCACACGAACTTGCCGAGGCCGGGGTTCTGGGCGAGCATCTCGGCGGCGATCAGCACCATCCAGCCCACACCGAGCGACAGGCGCAGACCGGTGAAGATCAGCGGCAGGGCCGAGGGCAGCACCAGCTTGGTGATCTTGGTGTAGGTGTTCATCTTGAGCACCTTCGAGACGTTCACCAGATCCTTGTCGATCGAGGCCACGCCAAGCGCGGTGTTGATCAGCGTCGGCCAGAGCGAGCAGAGCGTCACGGTGATCGCCGAGATCAGGAAGGATTTCGAGAACATGCCGTCGTTGGTGGCATAGGCGGCCGAGACCACCATGGTGACGATCGGCAGCCATGCCAGCGGCGAGACCGGCTTGAAGATCTGCACCAGCGGGTTGATCGCGGCGTTGGCGGTGGGCGAAAGGCCCGCGCAGATGCCCAGCGGAATGGCCACGGCGGAGGCGATCAGGAAGCCGAAGAACACGGTTTTGATCGAGGTCCAGATCTGCTGGTAGTAGCTCGGCGCGCCGGTATAGGCGACGTCCTTGACCTGATCCGCCTTGCCCGCGGCGATCAGCTTTTCGTTGCGCTTGTCGACCATGGCTTCGAATTTGGCTTGCTTGGCCGCCTTGGCCTGCGCATCGGCGTGCAGGTTGACCGCCTCGCTCCAGACCTGCGCCGGGCCGGGCACCGCGCCGAGCGAGGTTTGCACCTGCGGCGCCAGCGTGCCCCAGAGCACGAGGAATGCGGCGATGGCGACCAGCGGAACGCCCAGCAAACGCCAGACGTCCTTCATCTGGGCCTTGGGGTTGTCGCCAGCGGCGGCCTTGAGCAGCGGCGTGATCCAGGCAAGGCCGAGGACCTTGAACCATGCATCGGCCTTGTTGATGCGGGTGAACAGACGCGCCCGGCGAGCCTCGCGTTCGGCGTCTCGGGCGAAATCGGGATCGACGGTGGTCATGATGTCCGGTCCTTGATCTGGATGGCGCGGGCGGGAGGGGCGCGCATCGGGAGGAGGAAGAGGTGAGGGTCTGGGTATCTGCTAGGAAAGTGGCCGGGCGTCAGAGGGAGCGCCGCCCGGCCTCAGGTGAGGCTGAAGAGGTCAGCCCTGAACTTCGTTGCCGATGACCTTCTGGTCGCCTTTCAGGCCGATCGGCAGGCTGTCGAGATAGGCGTTCGGAGCTTTGCCGTCGTAGGCGATGCCGTCGATGATGTCCTCGGCCGGGGTCGGTGCCTTGTAGCCGTCGCTGTCCCACGGGAAGTCGGCTTCATTGGCAAGGCCTTCGTCGACCAGCGCGCGGGCGGCTTCGAGGTAGATCTCGGGCTTGTAGACCGACTTGGCGACCTCATCGTACCAGCTGTCGGACTTGGCTTCGGCGATCTGGCCCCAGCGGCGCATC encodes:
- a CDS encoding aspartate/glutamate racemase family protein, yielding MAYVIINPNSTAAMTEGMLEVARAAVPGVTLEGWTNAGGPPAIQGHEDGLKAAPSLLELVDKANAEGFEGIIIACFDDTALEDAQARSKVPVIGIGQAAYHIAALRGWSFSVVTTLPISVPIIEGNIIGYGFEHLMGKVRASDVPVLALEEDPDRATEAVAVETARAMAGDGVDCVILGCAGMAKLTAHLRGRFDKPILDGVECAARLITAL
- a CDS encoding ABC transporter permease; translated protein: MRAGENNRHLTGWLLASPLTLVLIFFLVLPIAMIVVVSFWKATEFSIIPAFSWENYDFLFGSPVTYRVFGNTIKYALIVWACTLLIGFTVAYFLAFHVRTQTWQIALFLLCTIPFWTSNIIRMISWIPFLGRNGLANSALISAGITDEPLEWLLYSDFSVILAFVHLYTLFMVVPIFNTMMRIDKSLIEAAYDGGASGFQTLTNVIIPLCKPGIMIGTIFVVTLVMGDFVTVRFMSGSQSANVGRLIQNDIALLQYPSASATAVVLLITVLMVIGILLRFVDIRKEL
- a CDS encoding ABC transporter substrate-binding protein, which translates into the protein MTTKKLSRRGLLKGAAAAGAATAFPAPMIWAQNIKDVTLRQFGTGVSNLNEVAQKVKEDLGFTLEMTALDSDAVTQRAATQPGSFDIADIEYWICKKVWPTGNLQAMDVSKIKNYDKIVGIFKDGKLTPESTIAQGTAPHTVGFTDGPDGTTFADQQTNWMTLIPTIYNADTLGIRPDLIGRPIDTWAELLNPEFKGKASILDISSIGIMDAAMVCEAMGEIAYGDKGNMTREEIDKTMAIFTEAKRAGQFRAFWKTFDESVNLMASGEVVIQSMWSPAITAVKSRGIDCVYQPLKEGYRSWGGGIGLSKNLSGLELDAAYEYINWYLDGWVGGFLMRQGYYSAVPETSKNFMSENEWGYWFEGKEATDTITNPFGDAMAQAGEVRDGGSFEERMGSVACWNAVMDENQYMVRKWNEFIAA
- the cobA gene encoding uroporphyrinogen-III C-methyltransferase, translated to MSVLPSFPIAAPHEMPAKGSIALVGAGPGAADLLTLRAAARLRTADVIFYDRLVDPEVLAMAGPRTELVFVGKEVGAHSWPQEQINAVIVAAALRGQKVVRLKSGDPGIFGRAAEELEAARMHGIEVEIVPGVTAAMAAAAHAGMPLTTRGETDALVLATGHAREGDPMPDCARHAKPGVTLALYMAVGQSARITTSLLETGMPEDAPLTIAVEVSKPGERMITGRLVDLPALLVQHKVKGCAAIIASWPKMAKPGVALEATATALA
- a CDS encoding ABC transporter permease, with the protein product MESRPRSFYVLGAFFVLFLLFLYGPTFTIAILSFQGPQGGLTFPMRGVSLHWFFDLFEQQAVGDIWGSFRRSFALGLLVMVTTVVVSVAGGLAFRKRFAGNAVLFYLVITSLVIPSILVSLGVGLIFSQLGLPIHWASSGFGSQLTWTLPFGLLIMFAVFNRFDKSFEEAARDQGATNWQTLQHVVLPIIAPSLIGVALFGFTLSYDEFARTLLTAGSYNTLPLEIYGMTTNVTTPVIFALGTLTTAFSLVIIGVFLLTVWSMNKRRAKQGSDAGKGMV
- a CDS encoding nitrate reductase; protein product: MDGTGLPELRSTCAYCGVGCGVLLRPDGAGGLDVRGDPAHPANKGRLCSKGSQLGETLGLEGRLLSPRVNGIETGWDAALDLVALRFRETIAEHGPDSVAFYVSGQLLTEDYYVANKLMKGYIGSANIDTNSRLCMASTVAGHKRAFGTDTVPGTYEDLEEADLVVLVGSNLAWCHPVLYQRVVAAKKARPTLKVVVVDPRRTATCDIADLHLPLKAGTDVALFNGLLTEIAVQGAADEAFMAHVEGFDATLESASDDDPARTGLDAATLREFYDLFVRTEKVVTVFSQGVNQSSSGTDKVNSILNCHLATGRIGKPGMGPLSVTGQPNAMGGREVGGLANMLACHLDIENVSHRSAVREFWSSPTIPDKPGLKAVDLFQAVSEGKIKALWVIHTNPAVTMPDADRVRDAIKDCPFVVVSDITAATDTARLAHVLLPAAAWGEKEGTVTNSDRTISRQRAALPAPGEAKPDWEILSEVGKRMGWPQGFDYASPAEIFREYAALSGIAGGFGKDFDISGHAGLTDGEYHALAPFRWPFAGARKGGRFFGSGAFYTESGRARMVPVKWKDFANKTAPRFPFRFNTGRIRDQWHTMTRTGRSPRLSAHLAEPFLEIHPSDAADLAISPASLVRVTSTHGTAVLRALVTDKVQKGEVFAPMHWTGETAPAARVDALVPPVTDPVSGQPESKGAVVALAPFEAGWYGFAVSCTEMAPDSDYWALARTHSGWQVEMAGSTAPADWEAEARRMFDLPSAEAQVVHDPRRGSVRIAFHSEGRLLAALFVSPEPVVVMRSHVASLPGEEAPHVLTGRAPADQPDPGPVVCACFNVGVNTILSAIETQGLMNVDAIGAALQAGTNCGSCRPELAALLARAKSPAPEVSPEAAE